The proteins below come from a single Streptomyces spongiicola genomic window:
- a CDS encoding acyl carrier protein, with the protein MSTDVATAAETVRKIWTEVLGDAPGAGSGATFFESGGESISATRLVIRIEEELGAEIEVGDIFEEDPTLESLVRLVGARSGGTRVTP; encoded by the coding sequence ATGAGCACCGATGTGGCGACGGCCGCCGAGACGGTGAGGAAGATCTGGACCGAGGTTCTCGGAGACGCACCCGGGGCCGGGTCCGGGGCCACCTTCTTCGAGTCCGGCGGTGAGTCCATCTCCGCCACCCGCCTGGTGATCCGTATCGAGGAGGAACTCGGCGCGGAGATCGAGGTCGGCGACATCTTCGAGGAGGACCCGACCCTCGAGTCCCTCGTCCGCCTCGTCGGGGCCCGTTCCGGCGGCACCAGGGTGACGCCGTGA
- a CDS encoding prephenate dehydrogenase/arogenate dehydrogenase family protein, giving the protein MSRPRLRSVTVIGCGLIGTSLALRLSRSGIAVSLADPDPAAVALGAGRGAGAPLAPDAPPADLVVVATPPSAVVDVLYEAQARGLGRAYTDVAAAKGLIWEEAVLRGCDLRGYVPGHPMAGRGLSGTAAAEPGLFAGRPWILCPGPSVHPEAAAAVEELVSLCGAVAHTMPPTAHDEAVATVSHTPMLVAVALAAQLADAAPDVLALAGGGLRDTTRIAASDPGLWSDILTHNAPAVAASVERVAADLVLMASALRDGGDTCSVSVGGLLLQGHRGRAALLDATGSRNPGDARCRTPV; this is encoded by the coding sequence ATGAGCCGCCCCCGACTGCGCAGCGTCACCGTGATCGGCTGCGGGCTGATCGGCACCTCCCTCGCTCTGCGCCTCAGCCGCTCCGGGATCGCCGTCTCCCTCGCCGACCCGGACCCCGCGGCGGTGGCGCTGGGCGCCGGCCGGGGGGCCGGCGCCCCGCTGGCGCCCGACGCCCCGCCCGCCGACCTCGTCGTCGTCGCCACCCCGCCGTCCGCCGTCGTGGACGTGCTCTACGAGGCCCAGGCCCGCGGGCTGGGCCGCGCCTACACCGATGTCGCCGCGGCCAAGGGGCTGATCTGGGAAGAGGCCGTGCTGCGCGGCTGCGACCTGCGCGGTTACGTTCCAGGACACCCGATGGCCGGACGGGGGCTGTCCGGCACGGCCGCCGCCGAGCCCGGCCTGTTCGCCGGCCGGCCATGGATCCTGTGCCCCGGCCCCTCCGTCCACCCCGAGGCCGCGGCCGCGGTCGAGGAACTCGTCTCCCTGTGCGGCGCGGTCGCGCACACGATGCCGCCCACGGCCCACGACGAGGCCGTCGCCACCGTCTCCCACACCCCGATGCTGGTGGCCGTCGCGCTCGCGGCCCAGCTCGCGGACGCCGCCCCCGACGTCCTCGCCCTCGCGGGCGGCGGTCTGCGCGACACCACGCGGATCGCCGCCTCTGACCCCGGCCTGTGGAGCGACATCCTCACCCACAACGCCCCCGCCGTGGCCGCCTCGGTGGAGCGCGTGGCCGCCGATCTCGTCCTGATGGCCTCGGCGTTGAGGGACGGCGGCGACACCTGCTCCGTCTCCGTCGGCGGACTGCTCCTCCAGGGCCACCGCGGGCGGGCCGCCCTGCTCGACGCCACAGGGTCCCGCAATCCAGGAGATGCCCGCTGCCGGACGCCGGTGTGA
- a CDS encoding acyl-CoA dehydrogenase family protein encodes MTTTDVPTREQLVRRASELVPQLRENAAWSEQNRRIHDDSIDALADAGVFRMRVPARFGGYEADTRTLVDVAAEIGRADGSTGWTASVYWIPTWMAGLFPDHVQDEVFSTPDVRICGTLSPSAMASPAEGGLVVNGKWGFISGALHAHWQVVVAVRIEPDSEPMPVMALVPLSDLRIADDWDTSGLRGTGSVSTVADDVFVPADRVLPLGVVMQGRGGASQANAGSAIHRAPLLPVASASSVGAVLGMARAARDAFLERLPERKITYTDYASQAEAPLTHHQVANATLKIDQAQFHAHRLADLVDSKSAQDTPWTLEERARARADMGAVIQLAKEAVDILASASGGSSVYSGVAIQRIARDIQAVSLHALMHPDTNTELYGRVLCGLEPNTLYV; translated from the coding sequence CTGACGACGACCGATGTTCCTACGCGGGAACAGCTTGTTCGTCGAGCGTCCGAACTCGTGCCGCAGCTCCGTGAGAACGCAGCCTGGTCGGAGCAGAACCGGCGTATTCACGACGATTCGATCGATGCCCTGGCAGACGCCGGAGTCTTCCGGATGCGGGTGCCCGCCCGTTTCGGCGGGTACGAGGCCGACACGCGCACGCTCGTCGACGTGGCGGCCGAGATCGGCCGTGCCGACGGCTCCACCGGCTGGACCGCCTCGGTGTACTGGATCCCCACCTGGATGGCCGGCCTGTTCCCGGACCACGTCCAGGACGAGGTCTTCTCCACCCCCGACGTCCGGATCTGCGGCACCCTGAGCCCGAGCGCGATGGCCTCCCCCGCCGAGGGCGGCCTCGTCGTCAACGGCAAGTGGGGCTTCATCAGCGGTGCGCTGCACGCACACTGGCAGGTCGTCGTCGCCGTCCGGATCGAGCCGGACAGCGAGCCGATGCCGGTCATGGCCCTCGTACCGCTCTCGGACCTGCGGATCGCCGACGACTGGGACACCTCCGGCCTCAGAGGCACGGGCAGTGTCAGCACCGTCGCCGACGACGTCTTCGTCCCGGCCGACCGCGTCCTGCCGCTGGGCGTCGTCATGCAGGGCCGGGGCGGCGCCTCGCAGGCGAACGCCGGATCCGCGATCCACCGCGCCCCGCTGCTGCCGGTCGCCTCGGCGTCCTCGGTCGGCGCGGTGCTGGGCATGGCGCGCGCCGCCAGGGATGCCTTCCTGGAGCGACTGCCCGAGCGCAAGATCACGTACACGGACTACGCGAGCCAGGCCGAGGCCCCGCTCACCCACCACCAGGTCGCGAACGCCACACTCAAGATCGATCAAGCCCAGTTCCACGCCCACCGCCTCGCGGACCTCGTCGACTCCAAGTCCGCGCAGGACACGCCGTGGACCCTGGAGGAGCGGGCGCGTGCCCGCGCCGACATGGGCGCGGTGATCCAGCTGGCCAAGGAGGCCGTGGACATCCTCGCCTCGGCGAGCGGCGGCTCCTCCGTCTACAGCGGCGTGGCGATCCAGCGCATCGCCCGGGACATCCAGGCCGTCAGCCTGCACGCCCTGATGCACCCCGACACCAACACCGAGCTGTACGGGCGGGTCCTGTGCGGCCTCGAGCCCAACACGCTCTACGTCTGA
- a CDS encoding TIGR03084 family metal-binding protein codes for MDTLNDVLKALAADIDEVESLVRDIDEADWSKPTPAPGWSVADQVAHLTFIFRLAKTAAADPDTFRGIAASASHNFDGAVNAALQQFNCFPPSELLARFRSEGDASVEALAAVPENSVVPWLVNPLPPAVLASAGIMELFGHGQDIADALGVRREPTERLRHLARFAVLTRDFGYLSRGLTPPEEPFRFEFTTPAGEVLAFGPEDAAQKITGPVHDFCLLVTRRRHRDDLALTAAGDEADRWLDIAQAYRGPAGEGRTPGQFADPCCD; via the coding sequence ATGGACACCCTCAACGACGTACTCAAGGCACTGGCCGCCGACATCGACGAGGTCGAGAGCCTCGTACGCGACATCGACGAGGCCGACTGGAGCAAGCCCACCCCGGCCCCCGGCTGGAGCGTCGCGGACCAGGTCGCCCATCTGACCTTCATCTTCCGGCTCGCCAAGACGGCCGCCGCCGACCCGGACACCTTCAGGGGAATCGCCGCCTCGGCCTCGCACAACTTCGACGGAGCCGTCAACGCCGCCCTCCAGCAGTTCAACTGCTTCCCGCCGAGCGAGCTGCTCGCCCGGTTCCGCAGCGAGGGCGACGCCTCGGTCGAGGCGCTGGCCGCCGTCCCGGAGAACTCGGTGGTGCCGTGGCTGGTCAACCCGCTGCCGCCGGCCGTCCTGGCCTCCGCCGGCATCATGGAGCTGTTCGGCCACGGACAGGACATCGCCGACGCCCTCGGGGTGCGCCGCGAACCCACCGAGCGCCTTCGCCACCTGGCCCGATTCGCGGTCCTGACCCGCGACTTCGGATATCTCTCCCGCGGTCTGACCCCGCCGGAGGAGCCGTTCCGCTTCGAGTTCACGACCCCCGCCGGCGAGGTTCTCGCCTTCGGCCCCGAGGACGCCGCACAGAAGATCACCGGCCCTGTCCACGACTTCTGCCTCCTGGTGACCCGGCGCCGCCACCGCGACGACCTCGCCCTGACCGCCGCCGGCGACGAGGCCGACCGCTGGCTCGACATCGCCCAGGCCTACCGCGGTCCCGCCGGAGAGGGCCGGACCCCCGGACAGTTCGCCGACCCGTGCTGCGACTGA
- a CDS encoding phytanoyl-CoA dioxygenase family protein, with product MTDGLRRVAPDSGLEEAVEILERDGALVVEDLADAGTLKALWDDLGPALDARDYSGDWYNGTRTRRVSSVFARTDRLTPVVTHPLFLGAARRIMQRPVHVWIGRSRTALVPTVQISGTQAIQIHQGQGKQPLHRDDALHLRRHPGPTSRVQLMLAMSDFTADNGGTLMIPGSHHWDDERPPRAEEAVPTEMRAGSGLVWLGGVYHGGGANTTDTPRTGLTIALDLGNLRQEENQYLAVPRESVLAYPEEVRRLLGYDRCPPGLGWYEMDDPYVLLADDGPGPRPAPVP from the coding sequence GTGACGGACGGTCTTCGACGGGTCGCACCCGACAGCGGCCTCGAGGAGGCCGTGGAGATCCTCGAACGCGACGGAGCGCTGGTCGTCGAGGACCTCGCCGACGCCGGCACCCTCAAGGCGCTGTGGGACGACCTGGGCCCCGCCCTCGACGCCCGCGACTACAGCGGCGACTGGTACAACGGGACCCGCACCCGCCGGGTCTCCTCCGTCTTCGCCCGGACCGACCGGCTCACCCCGGTGGTGACGCACCCCCTGTTCCTGGGCGCCGCCCGCCGGATCATGCAACGGCCGGTCCACGTCTGGATCGGCCGGTCCCGTACCGCCCTCGTGCCGACCGTCCAGATCAGCGGCACCCAGGCCATCCAGATCCACCAGGGTCAGGGCAAACAGCCCCTGCACCGGGACGACGCGCTCCATCTGCGCCGCCACCCCGGGCCCACCAGCCGGGTGCAGCTGATGCTGGCCATGAGCGACTTCACCGCCGACAACGGCGGCACCCTGATGATCCCCGGAAGCCATCACTGGGACGACGAGCGCCCGCCGCGGGCCGAGGAGGCGGTCCCCACCGAGATGCGGGCCGGTTCGGGCCTGGTCTGGCTCGGCGGTGTCTACCACGGGGGCGGCGCCAACACCACCGACACCCCGCGTACGGGCCTGACCATCGCGCTCGACCTCGGCAACCTCCGCCAGGAGGAGAACCAGTACCTCGCGGTGCCCCGGGAGTCCGTCCTGGCCTACCCGGAGGAGGTGCGAAGGCTGCTCGGCTACGACCGCTGCCCGCCCGGCCTCGGCTGGTACGAGATGGACGACCCGTACGTCCTCCTGGCCGACGACGGCCCCGGGCCCCGCCCGGCACCCGTCCCGTAG
- a CDS encoding 4-hydroxyphenylacetate 3-hydroxylase family protein — protein sequence MTDRQDIPAGPAEGQRKTRPLTGDEYIESLRDDREIYLYGERVKDVTSHPAFRNPIRMTARMYDALHDPAQRGILTKPTDTGSDGYTHSFFTTPRSAEDLVADQKAIAAWARLGYGWMGRSPDYKASFLGTLGANADYYAPYEENARRWYRESQEKVLFWNHAIVHPPVDRDRAPDEVEDVFIHVEKETDAGLVVSGAKVVATGSALSHYNFIAHFGLPVRKREFALVATVPMDAPGMKLICRPSYTATAAAMGSPFDYPLSSRLDENDTILVLDKVLIPWENVFVYGHLGKVQMFPGRSGFVERFTFHGCTRLAVKLEFIAGLLVKALEITGTKDFRGVQSRVGEVLAWRNLFWGLSDAAARNPVEWKNGALLPNPQYGMAYRWFMQIGYPRIREIVQQDVASGLIYVNSGAEDFRNPDVRPYLDKFLRGSGGVEAVDRVKVMKLLWDAVGTEFGGRHELYERNYAGNHENSRVELLLSQVTSGQVDGYKAFVDECLSEYDLDGWTVPDLASFDELRSRVRGSLADG from the coding sequence ATGACCGATCGTCAGGATATCCCCGCCGGCCCCGCCGAAGGGCAGCGCAAAACCCGCCCGCTGACCGGTGACGAATATATCGAGAGTCTGCGGGACGACCGGGAGATATACCTCTACGGCGAACGGGTAAAGGACGTCACCTCCCATCCCGCATTCAGAAATCCGATCCGCATGACGGCGCGGATGTACGACGCCCTGCACGACCCGGCGCAGCGCGGAATCCTCACCAAGCCGACGGACACCGGCAGCGACGGGTACACCCACAGCTTCTTCACCACCCCGCGCAGCGCCGAGGACCTGGTCGCCGACCAGAAGGCCATCGCGGCATGGGCGCGGCTGGGCTACGGCTGGATGGGGCGCAGCCCCGACTACAAGGCCTCGTTCCTCGGCACGCTCGGCGCCAACGCCGACTACTACGCCCCGTACGAGGAGAACGCGCGCCGCTGGTACCGGGAGTCGCAGGAGAAGGTCCTCTTCTGGAACCACGCCATCGTGCACCCCCCGGTCGACCGCGACCGGGCGCCCGACGAGGTGGAGGACGTCTTCATCCACGTGGAGAAGGAGACCGACGCCGGTCTCGTGGTCAGCGGCGCCAAGGTGGTGGCCACCGGCTCCGCCCTGTCCCACTACAACTTCATCGCCCACTTCGGCCTGCCGGTCAGGAAGCGGGAGTTCGCGCTGGTCGCCACCGTGCCCATGGACGCGCCGGGCATGAAGCTGATCTGCCGCCCGTCCTACACCGCCACCGCGGCCGCCATGGGCAGCCCGTTCGACTACCCGCTGTCGTCCCGGCTGGACGAGAACGACACCATCCTCGTCCTGGACAAGGTCCTCATCCCCTGGGAGAACGTCTTCGTCTACGGGCACCTCGGCAAGGTGCAGATGTTCCCCGGCCGGTCCGGCTTCGTGGAGCGCTTCACCTTCCACGGCTGCACCCGCCTCGCCGTGAAGCTGGAGTTCATCGCCGGTCTGCTGGTCAAGGCGCTGGAGATCACCGGGACCAAGGACTTCCGGGGCGTGCAGAGCCGCGTCGGCGAGGTGCTGGCCTGGCGCAACCTGTTCTGGGGCCTCTCGGACGCAGCCGCCCGCAACCCCGTCGAGTGGAAGAACGGGGCGCTGCTGCCCAATCCGCAGTACGGGATGGCCTACCGCTGGTTCATGCAGATCGGCTACCCGCGGATCAGGGAGATCGTGCAGCAGGACGTCGCCAGCGGCCTGATCTACGTCAACTCCGGCGCCGAGGACTTCAGGAATCCCGACGTGCGGCCGTACCTCGACAAGTTCCTCCGCGGCTCGGGGGGTGTGGAGGCCGTGGACCGGGTGAAGGTGATGAAGCTGCTGTGGGACGCGGTCGGCACCGAGTTCGGCGGCCGGCACGAACTGTACGAGCGGAACTACGCCGGCAACCACGAGAACTCCCGGGTGGAGCTGCTGCTCTCGCAGGTGACCTCCGGTCAGGTCGACGGGTACAAGGCCTTCGTGGACGAGTGCCTCTCCGAGTACGACCTGGACGGCTGGACCGTGCCGGACCTCGCCTCCTTCGACGAGCTGCGCTCCCGGGTCCGCGGCTCCCTGGCGGACGGCTGA
- a CDS encoding cytochrome P450 family protein has protein sequence MSLQCPVAHTLDTTGRDIHSEAADLRARGPAVRVELPGGVHAWSVNDYASVRRILTDPKVTKSARNHWPDFIEGRVRPDWEMISWVAMDNMVTAYGKDHVRLRRLVGKAFTPRRTQAVRPLIEQLTNGLLDALEAAEPGEVVDLRERFAYPLPAMLVAELIGMSEEARTATAKVIDMMVDTTVTPEQAQAVLLNWRGAMEELVAHKRADPGEDITSDLIAARDEDGSRLSEAELCDTIFAILGAGSETTINFFDNAITALLTHPEQLELVRSGRASWDDVIDETLRVESPLAHLPLRYAVEDIELDGVTIPRGDPILVNYSGVGRDPKLHGESAGDFDITRADKEHLSFGHGPHYCLGAGVARLVATVGLSTLFERFPELSLAVPADELQPLPTFIMNGHRALPVRLTAPVPAGAGTR, from the coding sequence ATGTCGCTGCAATGCCCCGTCGCACACACCCTCGACACCACGGGCCGGGACATTCACTCCGAGGCCGCGGACCTGCGCGCCCGAGGACCGGCCGTGCGGGTGGAACTCCCCGGCGGCGTCCACGCCTGGTCCGTCAACGACTACGCGTCCGTGCGCAGGATCCTGACCGACCCGAAGGTCACCAAGAGCGCCCGCAACCACTGGCCGGACTTCATCGAGGGCCGGGTCCGCCCCGACTGGGAGATGATCAGCTGGGTCGCCATGGACAACATGGTCACCGCCTACGGCAAGGACCACGTCCGGCTGCGCCGGCTCGTCGGCAAGGCCTTCACACCCCGCCGCACCCAGGCCGTCCGCCCGCTCATCGAGCAGCTCACCAACGGGCTGCTCGACGCGCTGGAGGCCGCCGAGCCCGGTGAGGTCGTCGATCTGCGCGAGCGCTTCGCGTACCCGCTGCCGGCCATGCTCGTCGCCGAGCTGATCGGCATGTCCGAGGAGGCGCGCACCGCCACCGCCAAGGTCATCGACATGATGGTGGACACCACCGTCACCCCCGAGCAGGCCCAGGCGGTCCTGCTCAACTGGCGCGGCGCGATGGAGGAGCTGGTCGCCCACAAGCGCGCCGACCCCGGCGAGGACATCACCAGCGACCTGATCGCGGCCCGCGACGAGGACGGCTCCCGGCTGTCGGAGGCCGAGCTGTGCGACACCATCTTCGCCATCCTCGGCGCCGGCTCGGAGACCACCATCAACTTCTTCGACAACGCGATCACCGCCCTGCTCACCCACCCCGAGCAGCTCGAACTCGTCCGGTCCGGCCGCGCCTCGTGGGACGACGTGATCGACGAGACACTGCGCGTGGAGTCGCCGCTGGCCCACCTGCCGCTGCGGTACGCCGTCGAGGACATCGAACTGGACGGGGTGACGATCCCCAGGGGCGACCCGATCCTCGTCAACTACAGCGGCGTCGGCCGCGACCCGAAGCTGCACGGGGAGAGCGCCGGCGACTTCGACATCACCCGCGCCGACAAGGAGCACCTGTCGTTCGGCCACGGACCCCACTACTGCCTTGGTGCCGGCGTCGCCCGCCTGGTGGCCACCGTGGGCCTGTCCACCCTGTTCGAGCGCTTCCCCGAACTGTCCCTGGCGGTGCCTGCCGACGAGTTGCAGCCGCTGCCCACGTTCATCATGAACGGCCACCGCGCACTGCCCGTGCGCCTGACCGCCCCCGTTCCGGCCGGTGCGGGCACCCGCTGA
- a CDS encoding FAD-dependent oxidoreductase has translation MSDTTEKTDVLVIGSGFGGAITAYHLAAGGAKVTVLERGPWLKNDEFEHDYKLGSSYTRIFDFVVGDGMSVLGGNCVGGGSVVYFAAMPRAPRFVFDRHGGIGRRMWPKSVSRETLDPWYDRIEESLSVSKQDWSDASYAGGLWAAACNHAGRTANPLAAAIDNSKCVNCNFMMAGCRFEAKQSLTVNYLPGALAHGAEVRPLHEVQYLERTPGGDYRVHYNIVDDEDYRLQSGSGVIEAKIVVMAAGAAATPVILQRSETRLGTMPHAVGRYFSGNGERLNTAILNEDKVAEILGLSRGDGQLPYGANAIGKGPTVASWDKLDGSLPEYSRYSLEQLYFPPGLGTILAQVPDASGPTWFGKEKKEILKHWKSWLTIFCMTEDDNEGVFGPPPATGNSHRISQQMLGRGNLSYKPTENTWHGWNQADADVKEILEKDGLAKVMPWTNDLVGAYTVHPLASCRMGDDPHTSALDDTSELRGHSGIFVTDGSAVPGALTVNPAMTIAALAERAVPHIVAAARAKGIAVTYGAPAPTGYKSGRDAVLPLLRKKELAGV, from the coding sequence ATGAGCGACACGACCGAGAAGACCGACGTCCTGGTCATCGGCAGCGGGTTCGGCGGTGCGATCACCGCCTACCACCTGGCCGCCGGCGGCGCGAAGGTCACCGTCCTGGAGCGGGGGCCCTGGCTGAAGAACGACGAGTTCGAGCACGACTACAAGCTCGGCTCCTCCTACACCCGGATCTTCGACTTCGTCGTCGGCGACGGCATGAGCGTGCTGGGCGGCAACTGCGTCGGCGGCGGCAGCGTCGTCTACTTCGCGGCCATGCCGCGGGCCCCCAGGTTCGTCTTCGACCGGCACGGCGGCATCGGTCGCCGGATGTGGCCGAAGTCCGTCAGCCGCGAGACCCTCGACCCGTGGTACGACCGGATCGAGGAGTCCCTCTCGGTCAGCAAGCAGGACTGGAGCGACGCCTCCTACGCGGGCGGCCTGTGGGCCGCCGCCTGCAACCACGCCGGGCGCACCGCCAACCCGCTCGCCGCGGCCATCGACAACTCCAAGTGCGTCAACTGCAACTTCATGATGGCGGGCTGCCGCTTCGAGGCGAAGCAGTCGCTGACCGTCAACTACCTGCCCGGCGCGCTCGCCCACGGCGCGGAGGTCCGCCCGCTGCACGAGGTGCAGTACCTGGAGCGGACTCCCGGGGGCGACTACCGCGTCCACTACAACATCGTCGACGACGAGGACTACCGCCTGCAGAGCGGCTCCGGCGTCATCGAGGCCAAGATCGTCGTGATGGCCGCCGGCGCCGCCGCCACCCCGGTCATCCTGCAGCGCAGCGAGACCCGCCTCGGCACGATGCCGCACGCGGTCGGCCGCTACTTCTCCGGCAACGGGGAACGCCTCAACACCGCCATCCTCAACGAGGACAAGGTCGCCGAGATCCTCGGCCTGAGCCGCGGCGACGGGCAGCTGCCCTACGGCGCGAACGCGATCGGCAAGGGCCCGACCGTGGCGAGCTGGGACAAGCTCGACGGCTCCCTGCCCGAGTACTCCCGCTACTCCCTCGAGCAGCTCTACTTCCCGCCGGGCCTCGGCACCATCCTCGCCCAGGTGCCCGACGCCTCCGGCCCGACCTGGTTCGGCAAGGAGAAGAAGGAGATCCTCAAGCACTGGAAGTCCTGGTTGACGATCTTCTGCATGACCGAGGACGACAACGAGGGCGTCTTCGGCCCGCCGCCGGCCACCGGCAACTCCCACCGCATCTCCCAGCAGATGCTCGGCCGCGGCAACCTCTCCTACAAGCCGACCGAGAACACCTGGCACGGATGGAACCAGGCCGACGCCGATGTGAAGGAGATCCTGGAGAAGGACGGCCTCGCCAAGGTGATGCCGTGGACCAACGACCTCGTCGGCGCCTACACCGTGCACCCCCTGGCGTCCTGCCGCATGGGCGACGACCCGCACACCTCCGCCCTCGACGACACCAGCGAACTGCGCGGCCACTCCGGCATCTTCGTCACCGACGGATCCGCCGTGCCCGGCGCCCTCACCGTCAACCCGGCGATGACCATCGCCGCCCTCGCCGAGCGCGCCGTGCCGCACATCGTGGCCGCCGCCCGGGCCAAGGGCATCGCCGTCACCTATGGCGCCCCCGCCCCCACGGGCTACAAGAGCGGACGCGACGCCGTGCTGCCGCTGCTGCGGAAGAAGGAGCTGGCCGGCGTCTGA
- a CDS encoding SgcJ/EcaC family oxidoreductase, protein MTAAPPAAPATAVSDADKAAVAALPGRIVEAWAAHDAAAFARVFTADGTMILPGVYRSGRSDIEAFMSAAFQSPFKGTRVTGAPLALKFLGEDVALVITEGGVLAPGESAVADERAIRATWVAAKQDGAWLLAAYQNSPRDSA, encoded by the coding sequence ATGACCGCAGCACCACCGGCCGCGCCCGCCACCGCCGTCTCCGACGCGGACAAGGCGGCCGTCGCCGCACTGCCCGGCCGTATCGTCGAGGCCTGGGCCGCGCACGACGCGGCGGCCTTCGCCCGGGTCTTCACGGCCGACGGCACGATGATCCTGCCCGGCGTCTACCGCAGCGGGCGCTCGGACATCGAGGCGTTCATGTCCGCTGCCTTCCAGAGCCCGTTCAAGGGCACGCGGGTCACGGGCGCGCCGCTGGCACTGAAGTTCCTCGGCGAGGACGTGGCCCTCGTGATCACCGAGGGCGGTGTCCTGGCCCCGGGCGAGTCCGCCGTCGCCGACGAGCGTGCCATACGCGCCACCTGGGTGGCCGCCAAGCAGGACGGTGCCTGGCTGCTCGCCGCGTACCAGAACAGCCCGCGCGACAGCGCCTGA
- a CDS encoding condensation domain-containing protein, producing MSIPLSFNQEFLCMFDQGDEEGPFGPLYNIVGGWRLTGKADTEALQEALNDVVARHEALRTTVVRTPGEQRQEIGPPSPVSLDVREIPEPDPALRDRRAEELLIELEGGRYGVTELPLLRAVLGRFDEENAVLVLVVHHTAADEVSMQLIIRDLGVLYARRRGHDTGELPEATPFRDFAVWERERYAPDAEVRARAYWREQLAGATITGVPSDHPKSAAVPKTTSVHRFLVGAELTSAALAVAKQTRSSAFMVLLAAYKVFLNERVGVTDVAVPTMASGRGPARFQNTVGAFFNFVPLRTDLSGAATFREVVERTRATCLKAYGNFLPFGQVVAEAPASAASFAADDLGVVAFQVFQFPALEGEEAGDLRISEIRRRLLSQDVSTDIPDGVMFQLDIDPLSGEMLGHLGFNTNLFHEATMREFAAGFVRVLARTVTTPDTPLELAS from the coding sequence ATGAGTATTCCGCTCTCCTTCAACCAAGAGTTCCTCTGCATGTTCGACCAGGGCGACGAGGAGGGCCCCTTCGGGCCCCTCTACAACATCGTCGGCGGCTGGCGGCTCACCGGAAAGGCCGACACCGAAGCACTCCAGGAGGCACTGAACGACGTCGTGGCCCGTCACGAGGCGCTGCGCACGACCGTCGTGCGCACTCCTGGCGAGCAGCGCCAGGAGATCGGCCCGCCCTCGCCGGTGTCCCTGGACGTCCGGGAGATCCCCGAGCCGGACCCGGCACTGCGCGACCGCCGCGCCGAGGAGCTGCTCATCGAACTGGAGGGCGGGCGGTACGGCGTCACGGAACTGCCGCTGCTGCGCGCGGTGCTGGGCCGGTTCGACGAGGAGAACGCGGTCCTGGTCCTGGTCGTCCACCACACGGCGGCCGACGAGGTCTCCATGCAGCTCATCATCCGCGACCTCGGCGTGCTGTACGCCCGTCGGCGCGGGCACGACACCGGGGAACTGCCGGAGGCGACGCCGTTCCGCGACTTCGCCGTCTGGGAGCGGGAGCGGTACGCGCCCGACGCGGAGGTCAGGGCCCGCGCCTACTGGCGCGAGCAGCTCGCCGGGGCGACCATCACCGGTGTTCCCAGCGACCACCCGAAGTCCGCGGCCGTGCCGAAGACGACCTCCGTGCATCGCTTCCTGGTCGGCGCGGAGCTGACCTCCGCGGCGCTGGCGGTGGCGAAACAGACGCGCAGCTCGGCCTTCATGGTGCTGCTCGCCGCCTACAAGGTGTTCCTCAACGAGCGGGTCGGCGTCACCGACGTCGCCGTACCGACGATGGCCTCGGGCCGTGGCCCCGCCCGGTTCCAGAACACCGTCGGAGCGTTCTTCAACTTCGTCCCGCTGCGCACCGACCTGTCGGGGGCGGCGACCTTCCGCGAGGTGGTGGAGCGCACCCGCGCCACCTGCCTGAAGGCGTACGGGAACTTCCTGCCGTTCGGCCAGGTGGTTGCCGAGGCCCCCGCCTCGGCGGCCTCGTTCGCCGCGGACGACCTCGGTGTCGTCGCCTTCCAGGTGTTCCAGTTCCCGGCGCTGGAGGGCGAGGAGGCCGGCGACCTGCGGATCTCCGAGATCCGCCGCCGCCTGCTGTCGCAGGACGTCTCCACCGACATCCCGGACGGTGTGATGTTCCAGCTCGACATCGACCCCCTGTCCGGCGAGATGCTCGGCCATCTGGGGTTCAACACCAACCTGTTCCACGAGGCGACGATGCGGGAGTTCGCCGCCGGGTTCGTCAGGGTCCTGGCCCGTACGGTCACCACCCCCGACACACCGCTCGAGCTGGCCTCCTGA